GCAGTTGTCTTGCAGTGAACAGGCATAAGCAGGGAaatttgggcaagttactcagtGTAGttatcaatgcttagttcttcttgtttttcttcagATAGCAAGCCCGTTTGGACTTGGCTGTACTCATCATTATTTTTAAGCAAATCCAAGAAGGCAGGAGTGACATGATTGAGGCCATTAGAAAATGGATCACGTATCCATTGGTTCGGGACTGCAAGCCAACTGTTTTAAGGGCAGACTTCACAAATGTCTCTGAAGAGGGTTTATCCAAGGTCGGCTTTCGGACTTTGGCCAGTTTTGTAGCTATGAGATATGGCAGGACACTCTGCACAAAGATGCCCTTGCTCTTATACTCTTCATGGAGGCACTGAGAGAAGTAATCTACAAAAGCCTTGGATGCAGAGTAGAGAGCCAACAGTGGAACTGGATGCATCCCGCTGGCAGAGGAGATGTTCAGAATTACCCCTTTAGATCTTTCTTCCATGCCTGGCAGCACCAATCGTGTCATCTTACAAACAGAAATGATGTTAACATTTATCAGTTTCTTGATGGTATTGTCCAAGTCCAGGACATTCAAAAAGTATTCAGGATACTCGTATGACATTCCCACATTGTTAACTAGGACACCAATTTCAAGACCTTCTAAGCCCCTTTTAATTGTATCATAAATATCTACTGATCCAAAGTCAGCAGCAATGGTCCTTGTTTCCACTTtgaatttttctcttatttcactGGAAACCTGGTTCAGTTTATCCTGTGATCTGCTGATAAGGACAACCTTCATTCCACACTTCGCCAACTCTTCTGCATATGCTTTTCCAATTCCATCAGTACTACCAGTCACAACTGCCCATTCCCTGAGACTTGGTCCGATCCCATCCTCGCTACCCAGCCCCCAGACGCGAAGGGCCGTGAAGAGCCAGCACAAGATGCGCAGGCCCACGAAGGCCACAGTGCCTGCGCTCGCCCAGTATAGGAAGCCAGCGGCGGGGACAGCGCTCTCCATGGCCGTTGACTAGGCCTCATTACCTGCGGAAGGAAAAAACTAATGAATGAACCCAAGAGGAAGTGCGCGAGGTGACAGTGAGGTGCACACTCTacaacacactcttaagtaatcagtgagtcaaagaagaaattgcaagagaattcagcaaataacttgagacaaatgaaaatgagagcacaagaTATGAAAACCTATGGACACAACCATTATaaggtccgcaggatggaggaatagagtatggattagagtggacttactgatattctattcatgaactattgtgattagtaatcaaagaaaatgtgacattggggtggagaaagtggccatggtggctgctgggggtagggagtgagaggaagagatgagatgtgggggcattttcgggactcggagttgtcctgggtggtgctgcagggacagttaccggacatcgcatgtcctcccatggcccactgggtggactgtgggagagtgtgggctatgatgtggatcactgaccatgaggtgcagcggtgctcagagatgtattcaccaaatgcaatgaatgtcacatgatgatggaggagattgttgttatagggggaggagtggggtgaggtgggtgggggtacatggggacctcatatttttttaatgtaacattaaaaaaataaagacaaaaaaaaaagataagtccAGTGTAATCACCCTGCCGCTGTGCGGCTGACTGGTTTGTGGGGCTTGGGGCCATCTTGAGGGTTTGGTGTTGGTCTCAGCTATTGGCAAATTCAGCAATGATGGTTGTCAGTCAGACTTGGCAAGAAACATTGAGCTCATGCTTGGTCTCTGTATTAGTTTCTTCTGTCGCTATAACAAATTACCTTGGCTCGTGGGCAGCTTCCTCCACATTCAAAGCCAGAGCAGTGTCTTCTCTCCTCTCTAAGCTCTGCTTCTGTCCTGAAGTCTTCTCTCTGACAGTGACCCTCCTGTGTCCCTCTTATATGGGTCCTTGTGATTGCAGTGAATCCACTTGAATATCCAGAAAAATCTCCCCATggcaagatccttaacttaatcccATTTGTAAAGGTCCTTTTATCATGTAAGGTGACATAGTCACAGTTTTCAGGGACTGGGATGTGGGCATCTTTGAGGAGCCATTATTCAGTCTATCATAGTCTTCATTCCTGCTACCACATTGTTCATAGTTTATTTAGTAAGTATTGGAGTGGCAGGGGAAAGGGATTTACTGACATTTTGTAGAGCATGTTGTGTTACCCACCTGCTTAGTAAGAGCCTCTTCTGCAGTGGATGCTCTTTGGTGAGTGTTCATATAGGACACAGATGTCTGCtcagtctttctccatttcaAAAGCCATCCTTGTGGCCAGTCTTCCAATCTTGTTCCTTGAAATTCTCAGCCATCCAACCACACTGTTAGCAGCTACACTCACGAATCAATGTGGATCCAAACTTCTGGCCACTGTCAGGAGCTGAGCTCAGCTGAGAGCTCATGTGTTGGGGTAGTCGATTAAAACAACAAGCCAAAAAGAAAGTAACACTTGTCCTTTAATCACATCCTGTGATAGAATAAAGAAGAAGCTGACCTGGAGAAGGCCAGCTCCTGTGCTGTTCCACTTTTCCCCATGAGATGGCACCAGGTGAGGGTGAGATGGATCAGGGCAGGCCTCAGTCTAGGGATCCCCAAGCAAAAGGTTCACGCTTTTGTAGGATTTGAGCTCCTGGTATGGAGGCCTCTGAGTGAAGGTGCCTGGGCCAGGAATGCAGGTCTTCCCAAGAGCGTGACTGGTTGGGGGCCTGAGTCCTTGACTCCAACTCCCTTCTGAGGCTGCCGCGCGTGATGGCGCTCCACGTCTGTGTGGGGAGGGCAGCTTTGCCCCCTGCGGCCCGTTGGGTAAAGTCTGCCGAATTGCCTATTTAAGATCACATATAGCCAGGAGCTGGACCCCTCAGCCACTTCCCCCTCCAGGAAAAGTGGACAACAATGATACACTACCTGAAGGCCTGCCCACTGGGGATTGAAGGAAAAACTTGAGTTTGTTTTCCTCAGTCAGCTGGTTGTAGGGAAACCCCCTTGAGGCCATAGGCATGGATTGAGGGAGATGAGGCATTGAAGCAGGAGTAGATGCTGGAGTCTGAGCGACCTGCTCTTGTACCCTCTGGACCTGCCTGAGGTCGTTCTCTTACATACCGTTTTTGCTTGATGAGAGATTGCTGTGGCACATGTGAAGCTCAGGCTTCACGGCCATCTGATAGTCTGTGATTAAGTATTCATTCAGGATCTACCATGGCCCAGTGGCAAGCAGGCTGTTGTTTCTCAAACTTTCAAAAGGAGAATATTTGTATGTAAAAGGAGATAcgtttgctccaaaatcctagaGGTCTGCATTATGAGTCTCCTAGTGAGTATCGTTGTATTTGCTGGACCATCACGTTCAAGTGGAAGAGCAGCCTGGACAGCAGCTTAGACTTTCCGATCTGGTCCATACTTGAAATTGGATGACTTAGAGTTGACTCTAGAGAGAGGTTAAAATGCCATATGCTAACTTGGAAATTCAAGAGGGCCTATGAAACATTGTGCCTCTTCTTCGTGATTTGGTGGTCTGATGTCCAGCATCTTGTCTTGGAGGGGATATTTCAATATGCTTCAAACCATTGAACTCCTGGAAACTTGCCCAGGTGGGAGAGGGCTCCTGAATTTTTGTGGGATTTTATTTCCCACTTTCTAGTTTGCATGTATCTTACTACGGTATCTGTGCCAGTTAATCAGTGTATTGTCTCTTGGCTGCAAATACACTCTCCATTGCCTGCTGTGTGAAAATAGAGATGGGCCCTCTCCTTTATCAATTTTGTCATGTCACTCAAACTGCACAGCACATGGCCCATCAAATAAGTTATATTAATAATCTAGCTACTGACCCCATGTCTGATTGGTTTTCCTCATTATCTTAGCCCTGAATCTCATAGATACTTCCCATATGCACCCCACTAATAACCCTCCTTCTTTTCATTTCAGCAGAACCGTACCTTCTCCAAGCTATAAGGTAGTTCATTCAAACAACAGTCTGGAACATCACCCAGAATCACATGAACAACCTCCTAGTGGCTGAATACCAGCCGTCAACCCCTAAAACTCCATTGCAGCAACTCAATGAAACCCTGCTCCACCCCTCAGCAGCATAACTATAGCCACTTAACAAATTACTACCAATCTTTGCAGCTTACAACAACACACTGTCAACATCTCACAGCTTCTGGGGGCAGAAACCTGGATCCAGTTTAGCTGATCCTTAGGAAGGTGACTGCAGGGTGCTGTCTGACAGAACTGGTGCACAGAAAACCTTCTGTGCCCCAGAAACTGTCTGATCCCACTTTCATTATTTGCCTGGTGGTGCTGGAAGAAGAATTATGGGCAGGGAAGGTAAATTCATATTCAGGATATGTGTCTATTTCAGTGAGAACAAATCTCTGCCTCCTCTGTGATCAGATAAGTCCAGTgtatgatattctattcataactattgtgattagtaatcgaagaaaatgtggcattggtgtgaagaaagtggccatggtggctgctgcgggtagggaatgggaggaagagatgtgaaatgggggcgtttttgggacttggagttgtcctgggtgatgctgcagggacagttactggacattgtatgtcctcccatggcccactgggtagaatgtgggagagtgagggctatgatgtggaccattgaccatgaggtgcaggcggtgctcagagatgtattcaccaaatgtgatgaatgtctcgtgatgatggaggagattgttgttatggggggaggggctaggggggagtatatggggacctcatatttttttaatgtaatattaaaaaaataaagacaaaaaaaacaaaaatcctatgGACTGGCACTGCCTCACAATGAGGATGCAGCTTCGTCCCTGCAAGACTGATGGAGGAGGCACCCATGGCTCTGGAACATCTCGGGCCATGTCCACGGACATCAGACATGTAAATCAGATGTACGTTCCCAGTTTGAACAAGGAGAGGAACTGTGGGGAGAAAGAATTGGATTCTTCCAGAACCAGAATTCAGGCAGGGAAAGTGGTCTTAAAGGTCAGATATGTTATCCATGTAGCATATCTGAAGTAAAGATACATCTACCATCACGTCATTGGTTTAGCCCCAGCATATGGGAACCGCAAAGAGCCTGTTACTCAGCAGAAGCTTGGATCCCAACAAACAGGAAGGGACAGCACCGGCCAATGGGAGACCCCAGCTGCTCAGTTACCCAGGAGGAAGTACCAGGAATgggacccaggaccttgtacatgaggaGCAGGcactctaccactgagctacacagcTCCCCAATAAGTgttgatttttccatttgtttgttttgtttttaggaggtactggggaccaaacccagacctcatacatgggaagcaggtgcttgaccacttgagctacatctaagCTATATTCTATAGTCCATCTCCTTAAGTTTGCTCATCTTGTTTGGttcataacagtgagatcataaaatattcatccttttgtgtctggcttatttcactcaacagaatgtcctcagggttcctccatgttgtcatgtgcttccccagttcattcttcttatggctgaatgTTATTCCATCGTATGGTTAtgctacagtttgtttatccatttatcggtTGACAGGCAGTTGGGTTTCCATCACTTGGTAACAGTGAAATTGTGAATGCCGCtctgagcattggtgtgcaaatatctgtttatgtACTAGTTTTCAAGTATTCTGAATATGTTCCTAGTAGCAgcattgttgggtcatatggcagttctatgtttGGCTTCCTGGGGAACCCCCAGACTATCTTCCTCGGGGACTGCACCATTttgcactcccaccaacagtgaaggagtgttcctatttctccacatctgcaCTAGtgcttgtaattttctattttgttttgttttttgtaattaTGGCCTTTCTGTAAGGTATGAAGTAATGTTTCATTGTGGTCTTGATCTGCATTTTCCTGGTGGCTGGTGGTATTGAAtatcttttcttgtgttttttggccatttgtgtttcttctttggagaggtgtctattcaagtcttttgcccatttgtgaattgggttgcttatctttttgtcCTTAAGTTGTGTGATTTCATTATATAATGTGGAAATCAAACCATTGTCTAATGTGTGGTTTCCAGagactttctcccattgagaaggtAGCTTTTTCACcgtctcaataaaattgtttgaaatacaaaaacaaaaaacaaaaaaacctatgggacactgcaaaggcaatgctgagaggaaaatctatagtcctcaatgcttacattaaaaaaaaaaaaaaagaaagagctaaaattgaagatctaactgcacacctagaggaactagaaaaagaacagcaaactaatcccaaaccaagctgaaggaaagaaagagtaaagatcagagcagaaataaatgaaatcaagaacaaaaagcaatagagagaatca
Above is a genomic segment from Dasypus novemcinctus isolate mDasNov1 chromosome 9, mDasNov1.1.hap2, whole genome shotgun sequence containing:
- the LOC101417351 gene encoding very-long-chain 3-oxoacyl-CoA reductase-like, giving the protein MESAVPAAGFLYWASAGTVAFVGLRILCWLFTALRVWGLGSEDGIGPSLREWAVVTGSTDGIGKAYAEELAKCGMKVVLISRSQDKLNQVSSEIREKFKVETRTIAADFGSVDIYDTIKRGLEGLEIGVLVNNVGMSYEYPEYFLNVLDLDNTIKKLINVNIISVCKMTRLVLPGMEERSKGVILNISSASGMHPVPLLALYSASKAFVDYFSQCLHEEYKSKGIFVQSVLPYLIATKLAKVRKPTLDKPSSETFVKSALKTVGLQSRTNGYVIHFLMASIMSLLPSWICLKIMMSTAKSKRACYLKKNKKN